The following proteins are co-located in the Paenibacillus sp. JNUCC32 genome:
- a CDS encoding Gfo/Idh/MocA family protein, translating to MSKKLRFGIMSTARIARNSMIPGILKSERCEVGAVASRNADKARELAERYHIKTYYGSYDELLADPDIDAVYIPLPNHLHKPWTIKAAEAGKHVLCEKPAALTETDVREMAEAAQAHNVLFAEAFMYRYHPKHARVREIIESGEIGQLRGIHGSFTFNNAEDKSNVRYSKDMGGGSIYDVGCYPISAARMIYGQEPKAVTAHAFFSEEHDGVDMMVHGMMEFDNGLGLTFDCGMWTYSRCSLEIAGTDGRIELPSAFGWERMEDMAQIFVHTAKGTREEKVGIYNHFALQADAMAAAVMDGAPLPYGPEDAISNIRAIEACIQAARSSSRVEIK from the coding sequence GTGAGCAAGAAACTGCGCTTTGGGATTATGAGTACCGCTCGAATTGCAAGAAATTCAATGATACCCGGCATATTGAAATCGGAACGCTGTGAGGTTGGGGCCGTCGCAAGCCGCAATGCCGATAAAGCCAGGGAGCTCGCGGAACGATACCATATTAAAACATACTATGGTTCTTACGATGAGCTTCTGGCGGATCCCGACATTGATGCGGTGTATATTCCGTTGCCGAATCACCTGCATAAACCTTGGACCATCAAGGCCGCTGAGGCTGGAAAGCATGTCCTGTGCGAGAAACCGGCGGCCCTGACGGAAACGGATGTCCGTGAGATGGCTGAGGCAGCCCAAGCACACAACGTGCTGTTCGCCGAAGCCTTCATGTACCGCTACCATCCGAAGCACGCGCGCGTACGCGAAATCATCGAAAGCGGCGAAATCGGCCAGCTTCGCGGAATACACGGGTCGTTCACCTTCAACAATGCGGAGGATAAAAGCAATGTCCGCTACAGCAAGGACATGGGCGGAGGTTCGATCTACGACGTGGGATGTTATCCCATCTCGGCGGCGAGAATGATATACGGACAGGAGCCTAAAGCCGTGACGGCCCACGCTTTTTTCTCCGAGGAGCATGACGGCGTGGACATGATGGTCCATGGAATGATGGAATTTGACAATGGACTGGGCCTGACATTCGACTGCGGAATGTGGACATACTCCAGATGCTCGTTAGAGATTGCAGGAACCGACGGCAGGATTGAGCTGCCCTCCGCCTTCGGCTGGGAGAGAATGGAGGATATGGCCCAGATATTCGTTCATACGGCCAAGGGAACCCGCGAGGAGAAAGTGGGGATATACAACCATTTTGCCCTGCAAGCGGATGCCATGGCTGCTGCCGTGATGGATGGCGCGCCATTGCCATACGGTCCGGAAGATGCCATCAGCAATATCAGAGCCATCGAAGCATGCATTCAAGCTGCGAGATCTTCATCACGGGTGGAAATTAAATAA
- a CDS encoding MFS transporter: protein MQNAAVLEKQGFGQLLKIRPYLIYLSAQAITRLGDSLDSIAYSWMVYMLTGSELLMGTLFAFNFLPGLLFSLFTGTFVDRWPKKRVLALTYLSRGIVVSLTAFLYAIGSLQVWHLFVFTFLNSTLECFSRPAETSIVPRLLPKEQLLAGNSFSTSVSRSAELIGLSIAGALIALIGISGTILIDAVTFLIAAVIIAFMPNPEAAEQAEDKSEFPGPVPEKNRTVLGDIKEALLFVKQHSLLLITTVLAMINNFCLAPLNVLQPVYVKETLGAGAGGLSVMGTALLIGMICSGLWIGRYGKSFKKSTLIMSGSIMLGIGYFALGIPGHLPAWRVESAAVCMFVAGFAVSMLNAPISTYLMEVTPRHMLGRIGALMTVVCTAAIPVGSLITGVVAEHQSPPALFSLMGFVMLVPVLFLIRKKSFRAI, encoded by the coding sequence ATGCAAAATGCCGCCGTTTTGGAAAAACAAGGCTTTGGCCAACTGTTGAAAATCCGCCCGTACCTGATTTATTTATCTGCTCAAGCCATTACCCGATTAGGGGATTCCTTGGATTCCATCGCTTACAGCTGGATGGTTTATATGCTCACAGGCTCAGAGCTGTTAATGGGGACCTTGTTCGCTTTTAACTTTCTGCCGGGATTGCTTTTCAGTTTGTTTACGGGAACCTTTGTAGACCGCTGGCCTAAGAAAAGAGTCCTCGCCTTAACCTACCTCAGCCGCGGCATCGTGGTGTCTCTGACGGCCTTTCTGTATGCGATCGGTTCTCTTCAAGTCTGGCATCTGTTTGTCTTCACGTTCCTGAATTCAACGCTCGAATGTTTCTCCAGACCCGCCGAAACCTCCATCGTTCCCCGGCTGCTCCCCAAGGAACAGCTGCTCGCGGGCAATTCTTTCTCCACATCCGTTAGCCGCAGCGCTGAATTAATCGGTCTGTCCATTGCCGGAGCCCTGATCGCCTTGATCGGAATCTCGGGAACGATCCTGATCGATGCCGTGACGTTTCTAATTGCCGCGGTTATTATTGCATTCATGCCGAATCCGGAAGCGGCCGAACAGGCCGAAGACAAGTCCGAATTCCCTGGACCGGTGCCTGAGAAGAACAGAACGGTGCTCGGCGACATCAAAGAGGCGCTTCTGTTTGTGAAGCAGCATTCGCTGCTTCTCATCACGACGGTTCTGGCGATGATCAATAATTTCTGCTTGGCACCGTTGAACGTGCTGCAGCCGGTCTACGTCAAGGAGACATTGGGTGCCGGAGCGGGAGGTCTGAGCGTAATGGGAACGGCGCTTCTGATCGGTATGATTTGCAGCGGGCTATGGATTGGTCGCTACGGCAAAAGTTTCAAAAAGAGCACCTTGATCATGTCAGGATCGATCATGCTCGGGATCGGATATTTTGCATTAGGGATTCCAGGACATCTCCCGGCGTGGCGCGTGGAGTCCGCGGCGGTCTGCATGTTTGTTGCCGGTTTTGCCGTCTCCATGCTGAATGCCCCGATCTCGACGTATCTGATGGAAGTAACGCCGCGGCATATGCTGGGCAGAATTGGCGCCCTGATGACGGTAGTGTGCACGGCTGCAATTCCTGTCGGAAGCCTGATAACGGGCGTTGTGGCAGAGCATCAATCCCCTCCCGCGCTCTTCTCGTTGATGGGATTCGTCATGCTGGTGCCCGTGCTGTTCCTGATTCGAAAGAAGAGTTTCCGTGCCATCTGA
- a CDS encoding winged helix-turn-helix domain-containing protein, whose protein sequence is METKELTTLEEIKIYSDPYRLQILNVLNKMDRPATVKEVADKIGDVPAKVHYHMKKLERIGLVKIVSTKEINGIIAKYYEPFVGTVKIKRGADSDEPVIKELIRSETNKLLSELFDQNRDRFFKNMSQDGEATSMLTNTTLYMSEDEARELFVELDKMLTPYKKKRGEEFDEYEFFASNVRNHKES, encoded by the coding sequence GTGGAAACGAAGGAATTGACTACACTGGAAGAGATCAAAATATATTCAGATCCCTATCGGCTCCAGATTTTGAATGTATTAAACAAGATGGATCGTCCGGCAACCGTAAAGGAGGTCGCGGACAAGATCGGGGATGTGCCTGCGAAGGTTCATTATCATATGAAGAAGCTGGAGCGGATCGGCCTGGTCAAGATCGTATCGACGAAAGAGATCAACGGAATTATCGCTAAATATTACGAGCCTTTTGTCGGTACGGTAAAGATCAAGCGTGGGGCGGATTCCGACGAGCCGGTCATCAAGGAATTGATTCGATCCGAAACGAACAAATTATTATCCGAGCTGTTCGACCAGAATCGAGACCGTTTCTTTAAAAATATGAGCCAGGATGGCGAAGCGACGTCCATGTTGACCAATACCACCTTGTATATGAGCGAAGATGAAGCGCGCGAGTTATTTGTTGAGCTGGATAAAATGCTGACCCCTTATAAAAAGAAGCGCGGGGAAGAATTTGACGAATACGAGTTTTTTGCTTCCAATGTTCGGAACCATAAAGAATCTTGA
- a CDS encoding TraR/DksA C4-type zinc finger protein encodes MTSMTKQQYSELRQRLLSDKERLENQLESREDTNKDLSLRDSTGELSAADNHPADVGTEVFERGRDLAIQETLERELEQIDAALQRMDQGEYGTCAECGREIPYERLEALPYTAYCLEHTPRKDINDNRPVEEDVMTPPPSGAGVNRQAADGKFDDAGAWDAVEDYGTSTSPGMSIKPGQDDYKKNV; translated from the coding sequence ATGACCAGCATGACAAAACAACAATACAGTGAACTAAGACAACGGTTGCTCAGTGATAAAGAACGGTTGGAAAATCAATTGGAGTCCCGGGAAGACACCAACAAGGATCTTTCCCTGCGAGACTCCACGGGAGAGCTGAGCGCTGCCGACAACCATCCCGCTGACGTGGGCACCGAAGTTTTCGAACGCGGTCGGGATTTGGCCATTCAGGAGACGCTCGAGCGTGAATTGGAGCAGATTGATGCTGCCCTGCAGCGTATGGACCAAGGCGAATACGGAACCTGCGCCGAATGCGGACGGGAAATTCCGTATGAGCGGCTGGAAGCTTTGCCTTATACGGCCTATTGCCTCGAGCATACTCCCCGAAAAGACATCAACGACAACCGTCCGGTTGAAGAGGATGTCATGACCCCGCCCCCATCAGGCGCCGGCGTCAACCGCCAAGCAGCCGACGGTAAATTTGATGACGCCGGCGCCTGGGATGCCGTGGAAGATTACGGAACCTCCACATCGCCCGGCATGTCCATTAAACCAGGACAAGACGATTATAAGAAGAATGTATGA
- a CDS encoding DivIVA domain-containing protein, whose protein sequence is MDEHMKRRLDKQKKLFRQLGIQLDALSIHEKNFSNKLRGYDQEEVDSFLDEVIQDYERFYATISDLMDKWQEQQITIRDLRAGVKPEAERPALNPEEIEETVAKLEADLRLLKKQIRPEQRFYID, encoded by the coding sequence ATGGATGAACACATGAAACGCCGATTGGATAAACAGAAAAAGCTTTTTCGTCAGCTAGGCATTCAACTGGACGCTTTGTCTATCCATGAAAAGAATTTTTCGAATAAACTGAGGGGTTACGATCAGGAGGAAGTGGATTCCTTTCTGGACGAAGTGATTCAAGATTATGAGCGGTTCTATGCCACCATCTCCGATCTGATGGATAAATGGCAGGAGCAGCAGATCACCATTCGCGATCTGAGGGCTGGCGTTAAGCCAGAAGCTGAGCGTCCGGCACTGAATCCCGAAGAGATCGAAGAGACGGTGGCGAAGCTGGAAGCCGACTTGCGGCTTCTGAAGAAGCAGATCCGCCCAGAACAAAGATTCTATATTGATTAA
- a CDS encoding cupin domain-containing protein, translating into MTRHVYHSRKQAERTAGRGAANVSSLELPLLQGMFMSEIHLGRGEGLPPHGHPDTDELCYIIQGDISYSLVDPASHRNLVFQAVPGQVVHAPIGWCHWITSLSPGTILLLIYRTGHPHQIDFAPLWPYSLFEEDAYEGNDPNKQLYSKTLLTPVPLQNRIESVTPEKPLPGPPWLKTGHLNNKTTRSR; encoded by the coding sequence GTGACAAGGCATGTATATCATTCCAGGAAACAGGCTGAACGTACTGCCGGTCGAGGAGCAGCGAACGTGTCGTCCCTGGAGCTGCCCCTTCTGCAGGGCATGTTCATGTCGGAAATCCATCTCGGCCGCGGTGAGGGGCTTCCGCCTCACGGCCATCCGGATACCGATGAATTGTGTTACATCATTCAAGGAGACATCAGTTATTCCCTGGTGGATCCCGCAAGTCACCGGAATCTCGTGTTTCAAGCCGTACCCGGTCAGGTGGTACATGCCCCGATCGGTTGGTGTCACTGGATTACATCGCTATCCCCCGGGACAATCCTGCTCTTGATCTATCGGACCGGGCATCCGCACCAAATCGATTTTGCACCGTTATGGCCATATTCGCTTTTCGAAGAAGATGCCTATGAAGGTAACGACCCGAACAAGCAGCTTTACTCGAAGACACTCCTTACGCCCGTCCCGCTGCAAAACAGGATCGAGAGCGTGACTCCGGAGAAGCCTCTGCCGGGGCCGCCATGGCTCAAAACCGGGCACCTAAACAACAAAACCACACGCAGCCGGTGA
- a CDS encoding CHASE3 domain-containing protein, with protein sequence MSNNLKFNIRSKIVIGYLLILMCLGAFLWIVSDRISSLQQEADFIEKHDIEVHNLTHEIEKNMLEMETGQRGYVITGDETYLEPFNQALSSWQINYNKLYKLVSDNSEQANHLENIKENIKEWITNAGQPAVQLMQLGQDEEALHFFINDPGKQAMNSIHELFLSFRSKERELTTSRIEEMKESNARLLYTMYLLWAGAALITICAAWVISKSIVKPINQVTNVISDIVKGGNLSQRIHVHSNDEVGQLADTTNELLAQVGRQNWAKDHVSVMSTILQSSDRVETAVQFFIHKLALIMKLPYGAVFITRSGSELVKAAAFADPDGEPWNKVRDRFLPGEGLVGQCMLEQRMIILDDIPPNYVRIESGLGDAEPSTLLLAPVMFEGQVLGVIELAKFKPFDELEIQLIEQLNFQLGVTLNSIQSKMEIQQLYHESQTLNEELQSQTEELQAQTEELQTHSVEMHLLNERLGAQKEAALIAASELEKYAKELEKSSKYKSQFLANMSHELRTPLNSMLILSQILAENKQGNLTEEEQHYATVIHNSGSELLNLINDILDLSKVEAGKMQIEMDLVNLTELPELMEGYFSKSAESKNLEFDIEMADDLPDMMYSDGMRLHQILRNLLSNAIKFTESGSVKLKVKKMNSIVTSDFIISGDVIAFSVEDTGIGIAAEHLQPIFEAFQQGEETTARKFGGTGLGLSISLHLAKLLGGYITVESEVGIGSTFILYLPLVTESGAVDSLFMLPEVAATASDNSLNDIRMEEYEQEELSRLENKTVLIVDDDIRNVYALTNALEKLQLTVHTAQNGFECLELLSKHSSIDAVLLDTVMPEMDGVETMKRIRENPEWSDLPLIVMSSNAMRDSDQYLGEGANGYLHKPLQLREVILILQKWIG encoded by the coding sequence ATGTCTAACAACCTGAAATTCAACATCCGCAGCAAGATTGTCATCGGCTATTTATTGATATTAATGTGTCTTGGAGCTTTTCTCTGGATTGTCTCCGACCGTATCTCTTCCCTGCAGCAAGAAGCGGATTTTATAGAGAAACATGATATCGAAGTACATAATCTCACGCATGAAATCGAGAAGAATATGCTGGAGATGGAAACCGGCCAGAGAGGGTATGTCATTACGGGCGATGAAACCTACCTGGAGCCGTTCAACCAAGCGCTGTCGTCCTGGCAGATCAATTATAACAAGCTGTACAAGCTTGTGAGCGATAACTCGGAGCAAGCCAATCATCTGGAAAATATTAAGGAGAATATCAAAGAGTGGATTACCAACGCCGGACAGCCTGCGGTTCAACTCATGCAGCTGGGACAGGATGAAGAGGCCCTTCATTTCTTTATTAACGATCCCGGAAAGCAAGCGATGAATTCCATTCATGAGCTGTTCCTCTCCTTTCGAAGCAAGGAACGTGAACTGACAACCAGCAGAATCGAAGAAATGAAGGAGAGCAATGCCCGTTTATTGTACACGATGTACCTGTTATGGGCCGGAGCGGCACTGATCACCATATGTGCGGCTTGGGTCATTTCGAAAAGCATCGTAAAGCCGATCAATCAAGTAACCAACGTCATCTCCGACATTGTCAAGGGAGGAAACCTCTCCCAGCGAATCCATGTGCATTCCAATGACGAGGTCGGCCAGTTGGCCGATACAACCAACGAACTGCTCGCACAGGTTGGCAGGCAGAACTGGGCCAAGGACCATGTTTCGGTCATGTCGACGATTCTTCAATCGTCCGATCGCGTGGAGACGGCCGTGCAATTTTTCATCCATAAGCTGGCTTTGATCATGAAGCTTCCGTACGGGGCGGTGTTTATTACCCGGTCAGGATCGGAACTGGTTAAGGCTGCTGCTTTTGCCGACCCGGACGGAGAGCCTTGGAACAAGGTCAGGGATCGCTTCCTGCCGGGCGAAGGTTTGGTGGGGCAGTGCATGCTGGAGCAGCGCATGATCATACTGGACGATATACCGCCCAACTATGTGCGAATCGAATCTGGACTCGGCGATGCCGAGCCTTCGACGCTGCTGCTGGCGCCCGTGATGTTCGAGGGACAAGTTCTCGGCGTGATCGAATTGGCCAAGTTCAAACCCTTCGATGAGCTGGAGATTCAACTGATCGAACAGTTGAATTTTCAGCTTGGAGTGACCTTGAATTCGATTCAAAGCAAAATGGAAATCCAACAGCTGTATCATGAATCACAAACGCTGAACGAGGAACTGCAGAGCCAGACCGAAGAGCTGCAAGCGCAGACCGAGGAGCTTCAAACGCACTCCGTGGAAATGCATCTGTTGAATGAACGGTTGGGAGCCCAAAAGGAAGCGGCTTTAATCGCAGCCAGCGAATTGGAAAAATACGCGAAGGAGCTGGAGAAGAGCTCTAAATATAAATCGCAGTTCCTGGCCAATATGTCCCATGAGCTGCGGACGCCGCTGAACAGCATGCTCATCCTCTCCCAGATTTTGGCGGAGAATAAGCAGGGGAATCTGACGGAGGAAGAACAGCATTACGCTACCGTCATTCATAATTCAGGCAGTGAATTGTTGAATTTGATCAATGATATCCTGGATCTGTCCAAGGTCGAGGCAGGTAAGATGCAGATCGAAATGGACTTGGTGAACTTGACGGAGCTGCCGGAGCTGATGGAAGGATACTTCTCCAAAAGCGCGGAATCCAAAAATCTGGAATTTGATATCGAGATGGCGGATGACCTGCCCGACATGATGTACAGCGATGGGATGCGCCTTCATCAAATCCTGCGCAACCTGCTCTCCAATGCGATTAAGTTTACGGAGAGCGGCAGCGTGAAGCTGAAGGTAAAGAAAATGAATTCGATTGTCACTTCGGATTTCATTATCAGCGGCGACGTCATTGCTTTTTCCGTTGAGGATACCGGCATCGGGATTGCGGCAGAGCATCTACAGCCGATCTTCGAAGCATTCCAGCAAGGCGAAGAAACCACCGCCAGAAAATTCGGAGGCACGGGTCTCGGCTTATCCATATCGCTGCATTTAGCCAAACTGCTTGGCGGGTATATAACCGTGGAGAGCGAAGTAGGAATCGGCAGCACCTTTATATTATATTTGCCGCTCGTCACGGAGAGCGGTGCAGTCGACAGCCTGTTTATGCTGCCCGAAGTGGCTGCCACGGCAAGCGACAACAGCTTGAACGATATCCGGATGGAAGAGTACGAACAGGAGGAGCTTAGCCGGTTGGAGAACAAAACCGTATTGATCGTCGATGATGATATACGGAATGTGTACGCTTTGACCAATGCGCTGGAGAAACTCCAGTTGACCGTGCACACAGCCCAGAACGGTTTCGAGTGCTTGGAGCTGTTAAGCAAACATTCATCCATCGATGCGGTATTGCTGGATACGGTCATGCCTGAAATGGACGGCGTCGAAACGATGAAGCGGATTCGGGAGAACCCGGAGTGGAGCGATCTGCCACTGATCGTCATGAGCTCGAATGCGATGAGGGATTCGGATCAATACCTTGGAGAAGGTGCGAACGGCTATCTTCACAAGCCGCTCCAACTCCGCGAGGTCATCCTTATCCTTCAGAAATGGATAGGGTAA
- a CDS encoding PRD domain-containing protein, translating to MSGIELFTVVRVIGNNVVMVTGGKKESEYVILGKGIGFGAKIGGTIASDDKRIEKLFRLEDREQWSQAHHLLEEFDPQVMEITDQILNLIGQEFPGTLNDKVYLALPSHIQFTIYRIRKGMDIINPFLEETRISFPKEYDIAAKAAELIGKTFDIEVPEDEIGFLTYHVYSAVSHVPVGHLVKASNVVGSLVKYIEEERQVAFDRGSMDYVRLLMHLRFSVDRILNQEIHVDNPFAEQIRSKFTQEYGLATRLAGMMEKELGKKVPEAEVCFLAMHLYRLFTGRLQQKNQPREES from the coding sequence ATGAGCGGGATCGAGTTGTTTACAGTCGTTCGTGTTATTGGTAACAATGTCGTGATGGTTACTGGCGGCAAAAAAGAATCGGAATATGTCATCTTAGGCAAAGGCATTGGCTTCGGCGCAAAAATAGGCGGTACGATCGCTTCGGACGATAAGCGGATTGAAAAGCTGTTCAGGCTGGAGGATCGGGAGCAGTGGAGCCAAGCTCACCATCTGCTGGAAGAATTTGATCCGCAGGTGATGGAGATTACGGATCAAATACTGAATCTCATCGGACAGGAATTTCCGGGCACATTGAATGATAAGGTATACCTGGCGCTTCCAAGCCATATCCAGTTTACGATCTACAGAATCCGCAAAGGCATGGATATTATCAATCCTTTCCTTGAAGAAACCCGGATCAGCTTCCCAAAAGAATATGATATCGCAGCCAAGGCAGCGGAATTGATCGGCAAGACCTTCGATATAGAGGTTCCCGAGGATGAGATTGGCTTCTTGACCTATCATGTGTATTCGGCCGTCAGTCATGTACCCGTTGGCCATCTGGTCAAGGCATCGAACGTGGTGGGAAGCCTGGTGAAGTATATTGAAGAGGAGCGGCAGGTCGCCTTTGACCGGGGAAGCATGGATTATGTTCGTCTGCTCATGCATTTAAGGTTCTCGGTAGACCGCATTCTGAATCAGGAAATCCATGTCGATAATCCGTTCGCGGAACAGATCCGCTCCAAGTTCACGCAGGAATACGGATTGGCAACACGTCTCGCAGGCATGATGGAGAAAGAACTTGGCAAGAAAGTGCCCGAAGCGGAGGTCTGCTTTCTGGCTATGCATTTATACCGGCTCTTCACAGGCCGACTACAGCAAAAGAATCAACCCAGGGAGGAATCTTAA
- a CDS encoding PTS sugar transporter subunit IIA — translation MFDRWKKKKTATVIQLTAPLSGKAVPLSQVPDEAFAAGHMGQGIAIEPSEGKLIAPFDGTVAHVIKSKHAVMLEDPATGLQYLFHIGINTVGLKGEGFTSHVQAGDQVKSGQTLIEFDMAAIRAAGYPTITPIIVTNADEVASKVDGQTGDVVSGQNPVLTIELK, via the coding sequence ATGTTTGATCGTTGGAAAAAGAAAAAAACAGCTACTGTCATTCAACTCACAGCCCCATTGTCGGGTAAAGCCGTGCCTTTATCGCAAGTGCCCGATGAGGCGTTTGCTGCCGGACACATGGGCCAAGGCATCGCCATCGAGCCTTCCGAGGGCAAATTAATCGCGCCGTTTGACGGGACCGTTGCGCATGTCATCAAGTCCAAGCATGCCGTCATGCTCGAGGATCCCGCAACCGGCCTGCAGTATTTGTTCCATATCGGGATTAACACGGTCGGTTTGAAGGGTGAAGGCTTTACAAGCCATGTTCAAGCCGGTGACCAGGTGAAGTCGGGCCAGACGCTCATCGAATTCGACATGGCTGCGATCCGGGCCGCCGGTTATCCGACGATTACGCCGATTATCGTAACCAATGCGGATGAAGTGGCTTCCAAGGTGGACGGTCAGACCGGTGACGTCGTGTCCGGCCAAAATCCTGTTTTGACCATCGAATTGAAATAG
- the nagE gene encoding N-acetylglucosamine-specific PTS transporter subunit IIBC produces the protein MLAKLQKLGKSLMLPVATLPAAGILQGLGLIDYQKDIPLGALGAFLNQYVTPFMTSGALAILDNLPIIFAIGVAIGFAGDAVAGLSALIGYMVLTRVLAQVPLQMPFIPDDVKLNMGVLGGFFVGLWSAYLYNKFHNIKMPDWLGFFAGKRFVPIITAASTMVLAVLIGMIWSPIQDGISAFGNWVVGLGGIGSFIFGTANRLLIPLGLHHVLNSIAWFQIGDYTNAAGEVVHGDLWRFFAGDPTAGMFMSGFFPIMMFAMPAAALAFMHTAKPSKRKLVGSIFIGSAVASFLTGITEPLEFAFMFIAPVLYVVHAILTGLSGLIMYVLDVHLGFSFSAGLIDYLVNLKLSTNAWLLLPVGLAFGVVYYLLFRILIVKLNLKTPGREEDDDMDTVSDDGDTAAPAPSGAASNESKAAKVLQNIGGADNITSIDACITRLRLVVKDEKAVKDSELKKLGASGVMRLGQGAVQVVFGPQAESIKDEIKKMM, from the coding sequence ATGCTGGCTAAATTGCAAAAGCTGGGTAAGTCCCTTATGCTGCCGGTGGCCACATTGCCTGCGGCAGGTATCTTGCAGGGGCTTGGATTGATCGACTATCAAAAAGACATACCATTGGGAGCTCTCGGAGCTTTTTTGAATCAATATGTAACTCCGTTCATGACTTCAGGCGCCCTTGCCATTCTGGATAATCTGCCGATTATTTTTGCGATCGGCGTTGCGATCGGATTCGCCGGGGATGCCGTTGCGGGTCTCTCCGCTCTTATCGGGTACATGGTGCTTACAAGAGTGCTGGCGCAGGTGCCGCTGCAAATGCCGTTTATACCGGATGACGTAAAGCTGAATATGGGCGTTCTTGGCGGTTTCTTTGTCGGTCTATGGTCCGCCTACCTGTATAATAAATTCCACAACATTAAGATGCCGGATTGGTTGGGCTTCTTTGCGGGTAAACGCTTCGTACCGATCATCACGGCGGCCTCCACGATGGTGCTGGCAGTGCTGATCGGCATGATTTGGAGTCCGATCCAGGATGGCATTTCCGCCTTCGGCAACTGGGTTGTCGGTCTGGGAGGCATCGGTTCGTTCATTTTCGGTACGGCTAACCGCTTGCTGATCCCTCTGGGTCTGCATCACGTATTAAACTCCATCGCCTGGTTCCAGATCGGCGATTACACGAATGCCGCGGGCGAAGTCGTTCACGGCGACCTGTGGCGTTTCTTTGCGGGAGACCCGACGGCAGGCATGTTCATGTCCGGTTTCTTCCCGATCATGATGTTTGCGATGCCGGCTGCGGCGCTGGCCTTTATGCATACCGCCAAGCCGTCCAAACGCAAGCTCGTCGGCTCCATCTTTATCGGTTCGGCAGTGGCGTCGTTCCTGACGGGGATCACCGAACCGCTTGAATTCGCGTTCATGTTCATTGCTCCGGTACTGTATGTAGTGCATGCGATTTTGACAGGTCTTTCCGGATTGATCATGTATGTCCTGGATGTGCATTTGGGCTTCTCGTTCTCGGCGGGCCTGATCGACTACCTGGTGAATCTGAAGCTGTCTACCAATGCTTGGCTGCTTCTGCCGGTCGGCTTGGCTTTCGGAGTCGTTTACTATCTGCTGTTCAGAATCCTCATTGTCAAGCTGAACTTGAAAACGCCTGGACGCGAGGAAGACGACGACATGGATACGGTTTCTGACGATGGCGATACAGCTGCCCCGGCTCCATCCGGCGCGGCATCCAATGAGTCCAAAGCGGCCAAGGTTTTGCAAAACATCGGCGGTGCGGATAATATTACCAGCATCGATGCTTGTATCACGCGTCTGCGCCTCGTCGTTAAAGACGAGAAGGCCGTTAAGGATTCGGAGTTGAAAAAATTAGGCGCATCCGGTGTCATGCGTCTGGGTCAAGGCGCGGTTCAGGTCGTATTCGGACCGCAGGCGGAATCCATTAAAGACGAAATCAAAAAAATGATGTAA